One Micromonospora sp. WMMD812 genomic window carries:
- a CDS encoding MarR family transcriptional regulator produces MRRILHVASAIWHDQDAEFAELGLTPAVARALHQLDPDRPMPARDLADQLRCDRSNVTALVDRLEQAGLVRRRVDPADRRQKTLVVTEAGRHMRQRVHQVLSDSRLFAGLSTEELAALRELVRKVSDGGCPDGS; encoded by the coding sequence GTGCGCCGGATCCTGCACGTCGCTTCGGCCATCTGGCACGACCAGGACGCCGAGTTCGCCGAACTGGGTCTCACCCCGGCGGTCGCCCGCGCGCTCCACCAACTCGACCCGGACCGGCCGATGCCGGCGCGCGACCTCGCCGACCAACTGCGCTGCGATCGGTCCAACGTGACCGCCCTGGTCGACAGGCTGGAGCAGGCCGGCCTGGTGCGGCGGCGCGTCGACCCGGCCGACCGGCGGCAGAAGACGCTGGTGGTGACCGAGGCGGGGCGGCACATGCGCCAGCGGGTCCACCAGGTGTTGTCGGACTCGCGACTGTTCGCCGGGCTCAGCACCGAGGAGTTGGCGGCGCTGCGCGAACTGGTGCGGAAGGTCTCGGACGGCGGCTGCCCCGACGGTTCGTAG
- a CDS encoding thiamine pyrophosphate-dependent enzyme: protein MDRASAAAAGRAALAASGATGAAADPAALAADRASAAGGTANRGALAADGATAIVPADRAPTAGGPADGGDTAHGASVVPAAGGRDDSGPQATGVVGGTRGAAAGGGTPAAAPPTAADEAEAGDARPAGSPDVGTERPWAYGAAARDVLRGMVASTREPVAGGRHKVFGHPDLAVVPTTSTIASHLPRAVGMGLAVERLRRREARRPGGGVRIGSGGGAEHSTWPPDAIVVCSFGDASVNHASATAAFNTAGWYDHTGLRIPVLFVCEDNGLGISVRSPQGWVETTLRSKPGIRYFAADGSDPVQAYAVAGEAAAWVRRHRRPAVLHLRTVRLMGHAGADAETAYRSPAEIAADLDRDPLAATARLLVEAGVATGEELLARYDDIGWQVRRVAEEVIGEPKLAGAAEVVAPLAPRRPVRVSRAVADVAARASGPGAAARAEAFGGKPPELTGPLTLAQSINAALADGMLDHPQMAVFGEDVAAKGGVYGVTKGLRDRFGPARVFDTLLDETSVLGLGLGAGLAGMLPVPEIQYLAYLHNAEDQLRGEAATMQFFSQGAFRNPMVVRVAGLAYQEGFGGHFHNDNSVAVLRDVPGLVIAVPARPDDAAPMLRTCLASAAVDGSVCVFLEPIALYHTRDLYADGDGEWLAGYPEPGAWVSGHVPIGRARVYGVGSAEDLTIITFGNGVRLSLRAAATLAAEGVGTRVVDLRWLAPLPVADIIREASATGRVLVVDETRRSGGVGEGVIAALVDAGYVGAARRVAGVDSFVPLGPAARQVLVSEEAITQGARTLLAR, encoded by the coding sequence GTGGACCGGGCCTCCGCCGCCGCTGCCGGCCGGGCGGCGCTCGCCGCGAGCGGGGCGACCGGCGCCGCTGCCGACCCCGCGGCGCTCGCCGCGGACCGGGCCTCCGCCGCCGGCGGCACTGCTAACCGGGGGGCGCTCGCGGCAGACGGGGCGACCGCGATAGTCCCCGCGGACCGGGCGCCCACCGCCGGCGGTCCTGCCGACGGCGGGGACACCGCTCACGGCGCGAGCGTTGTCCCGGCCGCTGGCGGTCGGGACGACTCCGGCCCGCAAGCGACCGGCGTGGTGGGCGGGACGCGCGGCGCGGCGGCCGGCGGCGGGACACCGGCCGCGGCCCCGCCCACGGCCGCCGACGAGGCCGAGGCGGGCGACGCCCGACCGGCCGGCTCACCGGACGTGGGGACGGAACGGCCCTGGGCGTACGGGGCAGCGGCCCGGGACGTGCTGCGCGGAATGGTCGCCTCGACCCGGGAGCCCGTCGCCGGCGGACGGCACAAGGTCTTCGGCCACCCCGACCTGGCCGTGGTGCCGACCACCTCCACCATCGCCTCGCACCTGCCTCGGGCCGTCGGGATGGGGCTCGCCGTCGAGCGGCTGCGCCGGCGGGAGGCCCGGCGGCCCGGCGGCGGCGTCCGGATCGGCAGCGGCGGTGGCGCGGAGCACTCGACCTGGCCACCCGACGCGATCGTGGTGTGCTCGTTCGGCGACGCCTCGGTCAACCATGCCAGCGCCACCGCCGCGTTCAACACCGCCGGCTGGTACGACCACACCGGCCTGCGGATCCCCGTGCTCTTCGTCTGCGAGGACAACGGGCTGGGCATCAGCGTCCGGTCACCGCAGGGCTGGGTGGAGACGACGCTGCGGTCCAAGCCGGGGATCCGCTACTTCGCCGCCGACGGCAGCGACCCGGTGCAGGCGTACGCGGTGGCCGGCGAGGCGGCGGCCTGGGTGCGGCGGCACCGGCGGCCGGCCGTGCTGCACCTGCGCACCGTACGGCTGATGGGGCACGCCGGCGCGGACGCCGAGACGGCGTACCGCAGCCCGGCCGAGATCGCGGCGGACCTGGACCGGGACCCGCTGGCCGCCACCGCCCGGCTGCTGGTCGAGGCGGGGGTGGCCACCGGCGAGGAGTTGCTGGCCCGGTACGACGACATCGGCTGGCAGGTGCGCCGGGTGGCGGAGGAGGTCATCGGCGAGCCGAAGCTGGCCGGCGCGGCCGAGGTGGTGGCCCCGCTCGCGCCCCGCCGCCCGGTGCGGGTGTCCCGCGCGGTGGCCGACGTCGCGGCGCGGGCCAGCGGCCCCGGCGCCGCGGCGCGTGCCGAGGCGTTCGGCGGCAAGCCGCCGGAGCTGACCGGCCCGCTGACGCTGGCGCAGAGCATCAACGCCGCCCTCGCCGACGGGATGCTCGACCACCCGCAGATGGCGGTCTTCGGCGAGGATGTGGCCGCCAAGGGCGGGGTGTACGGGGTGACCAAGGGGCTGCGCGACCGTTTCGGGCCGGCACGGGTGTTCGACACGCTGCTCGACGAGACGTCGGTGCTCGGGCTGGGGCTGGGCGCCGGACTGGCCGGGATGCTCCCGGTGCCCGAGATCCAGTACCTGGCGTACCTGCACAACGCCGAGGACCAGCTTCGCGGCGAGGCGGCCACCATGCAGTTCTTCTCCCAGGGGGCCTTCCGCAACCCGATGGTGGTGCGGGTGGCCGGGTTGGCCTACCAGGAGGGCTTCGGCGGCCACTTCCACAACGACAACTCGGTGGCCGTACTCCGGGACGTGCCGGGCCTGGTGATCGCGGTGCCGGCGCGGCCGGACGACGCCGCGCCGATGCTGCGGACCTGCCTGGCCAGCGCGGCGGTGGACGGCAGCGTCTGCGTGTTCCTGGAGCCGATCGCGCTGTACCACACCCGGGACCTCTACGCCGACGGGGACGGCGAGTGGTTGGCCGGCTATCCGGAGCCGGGCGCGTGGGTGAGCGGCCACGTGCCGATCGGCCGGGCCCGGGTGTACGGGGTCGGCTCGGCCGAGGACCTGACCATCATCACCTTCGGTAACGGCGTACGGCTGTCGCTGCGGGCGGCGGCCACGCTCGCCGCCGAGGGGGTCGGCACCCGGGTGGTGGACCTGCGCTGGCTCGCGCCGCTGCCGGTGGCCGACATCATCCGGGAGGCCTCCGCGACCGGCCGGGTGCTGGTGGTGGACGAGACCCGCCGGTCCGGCGGCGTCGGCGAGGGGGTGATCGCCGCACTGGTCGATGCCGGATATGTCGGTGCGGCGCGGCGGGTAGCCGGAGTTGACTCGTTTGTACCATTAGGGCCGGCCGCACGTCAGGTTCTGGTCTCGGAGGAAGCCATTACCCAGGGTGCCCGCACGCTCCTGGCACGGTAA
- a CDS encoding DUF3052 domain-containing protein, which translates to MSATAGQAADGVRSLADRFGVEPGMVVMEMGYDDDVDQDLRDALTDRCGDLVDEDTDEVVDAVLVWYRDGDGDLFEILVDALGPLADNGVVWLLTPKAGREGHVEPSEIAESAPTAGLQQTSTVNAGRDWSGARLVLRRGAKGKK; encoded by the coding sequence GTGAGCGCGACCGCTGGTCAGGCCGCCGACGGGGTACGCAGCCTGGCGGACCGGTTCGGTGTCGAGCCGGGGATGGTCGTCATGGAGATGGGGTACGACGACGACGTCGACCAGGATCTCCGAGACGCCCTGACCGACCGCTGTGGAGATCTCGTCGACGAGGACACCGACGAGGTCGTCGACGCGGTGCTCGTCTGGTACCGCGACGGCGATGGTGACCTCTTCGAGATCCTGGTCGACGCCCTCGGCCCGCTGGCCGACAACGGGGTCGTGTGGCTGCTCACGCCCAAGGCGGGGCGGGAGGGGCACGTCGAGCCGAGCGAGATCGCCGAGTCCGCCCCCACGGCTGGGCTCCAGCAGACCTCGACGGTCAACGCCGGCCGGGACTGGAGCGGTGCCCGCCTGGTCCTGCGCCGCGGGGCCAAGGGCAAGAAGTAG
- a CDS encoding peroxiredoxin, with the protein MPIEVGAEAPDFVLKDQNNQEVRLAGFRGKRTVLLIFYPLAFTGICQGELCEVRDNLDEYVNDDVQVLTVSVDSVYAHKVWADREGYQFPMLADFWPHGAVAQAYGVFNETTGFANRGTFVIDKAGVVRFAEMNMPGEARDQQGWRKALAEAVA; encoded by the coding sequence ATGCCCATCGAGGTTGGCGCCGAGGCGCCGGACTTCGTGCTCAAGGACCAGAACAACCAGGAGGTGCGGCTCGCCGGCTTCCGCGGCAAGCGCACGGTCCTGCTGATCTTCTACCCGCTGGCCTTCACCGGCATCTGCCAGGGCGAGCTGTGCGAGGTACGGGACAACCTCGACGAGTACGTCAACGACGACGTCCAGGTGCTGACCGTCAGCGTCGACTCGGTCTACGCCCACAAGGTGTGGGCGGACCGGGAGGGCTACCAGTTCCCGATGCTCGCCGACTTCTGGCCGCACGGCGCGGTCGCCCAGGCGTACGGCGTCTTCAACGAGACCACCGGCTTCGCCAACCGGGGCACCTTCGTCATCGACAAGGCAGGCGTGGTCCGGTTCGCCGAGATGAACATGCCGGGCGAGGCCCGCGACCAGCAGGGCTGGCGCAAGGCGCTGGCCGAGGCCGTCGCCTGA